GGATCATCTGAGTTTACTGTCGCACATAGACCCAGGTCCAGTAACTTCTTTAAATTGTGTTCTCTGATTGAGTTAAACAGACCAAGCTTCACATTCGAAATGGGGCAAACGGTCAAGGGTATGCGCTCTGATTTTAATTTTTCTACCAGTTCGGGGTCCTCAACGCAACGAACACCATGGTCAATCCG
This sequence is a window from Thermodesulfobacteriota bacterium. Protein-coding genes within it:
- a CDS encoding adenosine deaminase, with product RIDHGVRCVEDPELVEKLKSERIPLTVCPISNVKLGLFNSIREHNLKKLLDLGLCATVNSDDPAYFGGYIFQNYVAITEALNLDKNDLYQIAKNSFDASFLTQEEKQKFITELDHFMSEYKN